A single genomic interval of Helianthus annuus cultivar XRQ/B chromosome 13, HanXRQr2.0-SUNRISE, whole genome shotgun sequence harbors:
- the LOC110900833 gene encoding uncharacterized protein LOC110900833, with product MEAVFIRSRCDREDQVMFATGQLTLQAKDWWDAHSKEIGEERLQTMTWQEFKDPFMKYHCPQSAIDKIQEDFLRLRQKNETINEISNIFLDKMKFCGEFVQTERMKINRFYGVLKAEFREFITPSKCETLDELINLARDREIEIKRQEERGEKRPNEKGGSSTPTKKGKYQEQGRKDKSKSGITPCKTCGKLHTGECLLGKKGCYKCGKEGHSSYQCPNNPKTCFHCFEKGHVKSECPKLQQESKNEDKKQEGSRAKGRVFQITSEEAKSHPNVIRYWSYHVIYFE from the coding sequence ATGGAGGCGGTGTTTATACGAAGCCGGTGTGATagagaagatcaagtgatgtttGCTACGGGTCAACTCACCCTTCaggcgaaagattggtgggatgcgcATAGCAAGGAAATAGGCGAAGAAAGGCTCCAAACAATGACCTGGCAAGAGTTTAAGGATCCTTTTATGAAATATCACTGCCCTCAGTCAGCCATTGATAAGATTCAAGAGGATTTCTTACGCCTCCGACAGAAAAACGAAACGATAAATGAGATATCGAACATTTtcttggataagatgaagttttgtggAGAGTTTGTGCAAACTGAAAGGATGAAGATTAATCGCTTTTATGGGGTATTAAAGGCAGAATTTAGGGAGTTCATCACTCCCTCGAAGTGTGAGACTCTTGATGAGCTAATCAATCTAGCGCGGGATAGAGAAATCGAAATCAAGAGGCAAGAAGAACGTGGAGAAAAGAGACCAAATGAAAAAGGTGGAAGTTCGACCCCGACCAAAAAGGGGAAGTATCAAGAGCAAGGAAGAAAAGATAAGTCGAAGAGTGGTATCACGCCGTGCAAGACTTGTGGAAAACTTCATACGGGGGAATGCTTGTTAGGCAAGAAAGGGTGTTATAAATGTGGTAAGGAAGGGCATTCGTCTTATCAGTGTCCAAACAACCCGAAGACTTGCTTCCATTGTTTTGAAAAAGGGCATGTTAAATCGGAATGCCCAAAACTTCAGCAAGAGTCAAAGAATGaagataagaagcaagagggttCTAGAGCGAAAGGGAGGGTGTTCCAAATTACATCCGAAGAAGCCAAGTCTCACCCGAATGTGATTCGATACTGGAGCTACCATGTCATTTATTTCGAATGA
- the LOC110902664 gene encoding uncharacterized protein LOC110902664 isoform X1, producing the protein MATSPVKEEDRFDKLGIQVTDLLIFFFDRQISERERARERERERLKTVVVAVHGEDDGGCFVEKRLRRQKIRVPRPLLSSDNVPTKLGIPAVEFFYEYSRFD; encoded by the exons ATGGCAACGTCTCCGGTGAAAGAAGAGGATAGATTTGACAAACTAGGGATCCAGGTGACAGATCTACTTATCTTTTTCTTTGATCGACAAATATCTGAGAGAGAAAGAGCTAGAGAAAGAGAGCGAGAGAGATTGAAGACGGTAGTGGTGGCCGTCCatggtgaagatgatggtggttgtTTTGTTGAGAAGCGGCTGCGGAGACAAAAGATTCGGGTTCCGCGACCCTTATTGTCCTCCGACAATGTTCCGACTAAACTCGG TATTCCGGCGGTCGAGTTTTTTTATGAATATTCCAGGTTTGACTAG
- the LOC110902664 gene encoding uncharacterized protein LOC110902664 isoform X2 translates to MATSPVKEEDRFDKLGIQVTDLLIFFFDRQISERERARERERERLKTVVVAVHGEDDGGCFVEKRLRRQKIRVPRPLLSSDNVPTKLGDS, encoded by the exons ATGGCAACGTCTCCGGTGAAAGAAGAGGATAGATTTGACAAACTAGGGATCCAGGTGACAGATCTACTTATCTTTTTCTTTGATCGACAAATATCTGAGAGAGAAAGAGCTAGAGAAAGAGAGCGAGAGAGATTGAAGACGGTAGTGGTGGCCGTCCatggtgaagatgatggtggttgtTTTGTTGAGAAGCGGCTGCGGAGACAAAAGATTCGGGTTCCGCGACCCTTATTGTCCTCCGACAATGTTCCGACTAAACTCGG GGATTCGTAA
- the LOC110897869 gene encoding uncharacterized protein LOC110897869, producing MLDLAVEYIKELHNQVELKTDPVRCRKRCNEAVRCQKQYNVVSIGEVDFEVEINESEVALLSLLKSDDDLRVTESFSSLNDKVLAAAVEAVLAVLIIKRKTG from the exons ATGTTGGATTTGGCTGTTGAGTATATCAAAGAACTTCATAATCAAGTTGAG CTTAAAACCGATCCAGTTCGATGTCGAAAGCGGTGCAATGAAGCTGTTCGATGTCAAAAACAGTACAATGTCGTAAGCATTGGAGAAGTGGATTTTGAAGTTGAG ATAAATGAGTCTGAAGTGGCATTGCTCTCTTTACTGAAAAGTGACGATGATCTCAG GGTTACAGAATCTTTTTCGTCACTTAATGATAAAGTTCTTGCGGCTGCAGTAGAAGCTGTGTTAGCAGTTCTCATAATCAAAAGAAAAACAGGTTGA
- the LOC110897870 gene encoding protein DEHYDRATION-INDUCED 19 homolog 4, which translates to MDSNSWTRVSTSNSSSRRYQSRSEALHVVEETDGDERRPEYLCPFCAEDFDIVGLCCHIDEEHTVQAKNGVCPICAKKVGTGLVSHITMQHGSLLKVQRKRRFRRGGGLSSTYSVLKKELREGNLHSLLGGSSFMGQSSVNTEPDPLLSSFMYNDAVDPSRDQTNPSIAALSVAESSDKDFLTSKKQAVATLSGEDQEEKARRSEFVQGLLMSSFLNDDL; encoded by the exons ATGGACTCAAATTCATGGACTCGTGTCTCCACTTCGAATTCTTCTTCCAGGCGTTATCAATCTCGATCAG AAGCACTTCACGTAGTTGAAGAAACGGACGGTGATGAGCGGAGGCCTGAATACTTGTGCCCGTTCTGTGCGGAGGATTTTGACATTGTGGGTCTTTGTTGTCATATCGATGAAGAACATACGGTTCAAGCAAAGAATGGG GTATGCCCGATATGCGCAAAAAAGGTTGGAACCGGTTTGGTCAGCCATATTACGATGCAGCATGGAAGTCTTCTTAAG GTTCAGCGCAAGAGGAGATTCCGTAGGGGTGGTGGACTGAGCTCGACGTATTCTGTTTTAAAGAAAGAGTTGAGAGAAGGAAACCTACATTCTCTTCTAGGTGGTTCGTCATTCATGGGCCAGTCATCCGTCAACACAGAGCCCGACCCATTGTTATCTTCATTCATGTACAATGATGCCGTTGACCCGTCACGAGATCAAACTAATCCTTCTATTGCAGCATTGTCAGTAGCAGAAAGCTCAGATAAAGATTTCTTGACAAGCAAGAAACAGGCGGTTGCTACGCTTTCTGGTGAAGATCAGGAGGAGAAGGCTAGGAGAAGTGAGTTTGTGCAAGGGCTGCTGATGTCATCTTTCCTAAATGATGATTTATAA
- the LOC110897871 gene encoding uncharacterized protein LOC110897871 isoform X2, translating into MSNSGRSRVREDRFYCPPAMRRYNQQQQKIVQQEEQKVQPSKQKQSEPLISSNRNDVTTNLDRFMKHTTPVVTAQHFPKTSMKGWRNKVNGYNPYFVLGDLWESLKEWSAYGAGVPLVLNESDSVVQYYVPYLSGIQLYVDPTTPLTKIRPGEESDSDSSRATSSDGSYEPRVEKNNVGSVAKNFNNLKLRGGDYFIGNGLEESEIRNPPGHLIFEYFEHALPYHRAPIADKISDLASKFPELKTYRSCDLTQSSWVSIAWYPIYRIPVGPSLQNLDASFLTFHSLSTPLRSDKPHDHGPAVIKVDDVGMPCQLTLPIFGLAVYKFKTSDWTQSGAHGTEIVNSFMNSTENWLRSLNVYHPDFVFFKNRDFVQ; encoded by the exons ATGTCGAATTCGGGTCGGAGCCGGGTCAGAGAGGACAGATTTTACTGCCCACCGGCGATGAGAAGGTACAACCAGCAACAGCAGAAGATAGTACAACAAGAGGAGCAGAAAGTACAACCCTCAAAGCAGAAGCAATCGGAGCCGTTGATTAGCAGCAATAGAAATGATGTGACTACTAATTTGGATCGGTTTATGAAACACACGACTCCAGTTGTTACAGCTCAGCATTTCCCTAAG ACTAGCATGAAGGGATGGAGGAATAAAGTAAACGGTTACAACCCATATTTTGTGCTTGGGGATCTTTGGGAGTCTTTAAAGGAATGGAGTGCATATGGAGCTGGAGTTCCTCTTGTGTTGAATGAAAGTGATTCAGTTGTTCAATACTATGTTCCTTATTTGTCCGGCATTCAACTTTATGTAGATCCGACAACACCCCTAACCAAAATAAG GCCAGGTGAAGAAAGCGATTCTGATTCATCAAGAGCCACGAGTAGCGATGGTAGTTATGAGCCTCGAGTTGAAAAAAATAATGTCGGTTCAGTTGCTAAAAACTTCAATAATTTGAAACTGAGAGGTGGTGATTATTTTATCGGAAACGGTCTCGAAGAAAGTGAGATTAGAAATCCTCCTGGGCATTTAATATTTGAATACTTTGAACATGCGTTACCGTATCATCGTGCGCCTATAGCTGACAAG ATTTCAGATCTTGCATCGAAGTTCCCAGAACTGAAAACGTATCGGAGTTGTGATTTAACTCAATCAAGTTGGGTTTCCATTGCTtg GTATCCCATATACAGAATTCCAGTCGGTCCGTCTCTGCAGAATCTTGATGCTAGTTTCTTGACTTTCCATTCTCTATCAACACCGTTAAGAA GTGATAAGCCACATGATCATGGGCCAGCCGTAATTAAGGTTGATGATGTTGGGATGCCATGTCAGCTCACATTGCCAATCTTCGGACTTGCGGTTTACAAGTTCAAGACATCCGATTGGACCCAAAGCGGGGCCCACGGGACGGAAATAGTGAACTCCTTTATGAACTCGACTGAAAACTGGCTGCGGAGTTTAAACGTGTATCAcccggattttgtgtttttcaagaACCGTGATTTCGTTCAGTAA
- the LOC110897871 gene encoding uncharacterized protein LOC110897871 isoform X1, with the protein MSNSGRSRVREDRFYCPPAMRRYNQQQQKIVQQEEQKVQPSKQKQSEPLISSNRNDVTTNLDRFMKHTTPVVTAQHFPKTSMKGWRNKVNGYNPYFVLGDLWESLKEWSAYGAGVPLVLNESDSVVQYYVPYLSGIQLYVDPTTPLTKIRRPGEESDSDSSRATSSDGSYEPRVEKNNVGSVAKNFNNLKLRGGDYFIGNGLEESEIRNPPGHLIFEYFEHALPYHRAPIADKISDLASKFPELKTYRSCDLTQSSWVSIAWYPIYRIPVGPSLQNLDASFLTFHSLSTPLRSDKPHDHGPAVIKVDDVGMPCQLTLPIFGLAVYKFKTSDWTQSGAHGTEIVNSFMNSTENWLRSLNVYHPDFVFFKNRDFVQ; encoded by the exons ATGTCGAATTCGGGTCGGAGCCGGGTCAGAGAGGACAGATTTTACTGCCCACCGGCGATGAGAAGGTACAACCAGCAACAGCAGAAGATAGTACAACAAGAGGAGCAGAAAGTACAACCCTCAAAGCAGAAGCAATCGGAGCCGTTGATTAGCAGCAATAGAAATGATGTGACTACTAATTTGGATCGGTTTATGAAACACACGACTCCAGTTGTTACAGCTCAGCATTTCCCTAAG ACTAGCATGAAGGGATGGAGGAATAAAGTAAACGGTTACAACCCATATTTTGTGCTTGGGGATCTTTGGGAGTCTTTAAAGGAATGGAGTGCATATGGAGCTGGAGTTCCTCTTGTGTTGAATGAAAGTGATTCAGTTGTTCAATACTATGTTCCTTATTTGTCCGGCATTCAACTTTATGTAGATCCGACAACACCCCTAACCAAAATAAG AAGGCCAGGTGAAGAAAGCGATTCTGATTCATCAAGAGCCACGAGTAGCGATGGTAGTTATGAGCCTCGAGTTGAAAAAAATAATGTCGGTTCAGTTGCTAAAAACTTCAATAATTTGAAACTGAGAGGTGGTGATTATTTTATCGGAAACGGTCTCGAAGAAAGTGAGATTAGAAATCCTCCTGGGCATTTAATATTTGAATACTTTGAACATGCGTTACCGTATCATCGTGCGCCTATAGCTGACAAG ATTTCAGATCTTGCATCGAAGTTCCCAGAACTGAAAACGTATCGGAGTTGTGATTTAACTCAATCAAGTTGGGTTTCCATTGCTtg GTATCCCATATACAGAATTCCAGTCGGTCCGTCTCTGCAGAATCTTGATGCTAGTTTCTTGACTTTCCATTCTCTATCAACACCGTTAAGAA GTGATAAGCCACATGATCATGGGCCAGCCGTAATTAAGGTTGATGATGTTGGGATGCCATGTCAGCTCACATTGCCAATCTTCGGACTTGCGGTTTACAAGTTCAAGACATCCGATTGGACCCAAAGCGGGGCCCACGGGACGGAAATAGTGAACTCCTTTATGAACTCGACTGAAAACTGGCTGCGGAGTTTAAACGTGTATCAcccggattttgtgtttttcaagaACCGTGATTTCGTTCAGTAA
- the LOC118485772 gene encoding uncharacterized protein LOC118485772, whose amino-acid sequence MSAYGQQLKVLADQLAYIGSPVHNERLVLQLLSRLNEQYEGIATTIQQQDSLPTFYDARSKLIMVESCKAEQAFHTAQDVGTTLNANVSRPPQNAHASNDYRNDR is encoded by the exons ATGTCCGCATACGGTCAACAGTTAAAGGTTCTTGCAGATCAATTGGCTTATATCGGGTCTCCGGTTCATAATGAACGGTTAGTCCTGCAACTACTCTCCAGACTTAATGAACAATACGAAGGAATCGCTACCACCATCCAACAACAAGATTCCCTACCAACGTTTTATGATGCTCGTTCCAAGCTGATCATGGTTGAAAGTTGCAAGGCCGAGCAAGCGTTTCACACGGCTCAAGACGTAGGTACTACACTTAATGCTAATGTCTCTCGTCCTCCACAAAATGCACATGCTTCTAATGATTATCGGAATGATAG GTAA